Proteins encoded together in one Flavobacteriales bacterium window:
- a CDS encoding PorT family protein, whose amino-acid sequence MILRARHFTIASILLLSLPSAAQRDRRIVQENLPTFDLRPFHFGFLLSYNTSDLNVRMKPGILTDTLLALDHIRQPGFNLGIVASYNLNKNFSIRLLPTLSFQERKLQYTFLRSDGREVIFQKPVESTYLEFPVLAKFRSDRINNFAVYLIGGGKFAIDMASQKDVDNALDDEIVVKLAKYDYAAEVGGGFDMFLPYFKFGIELKTSFGFPNLLIDDDTRFSRPIDSIRSKAWVLTFTFEG is encoded by the coding sequence ATGATCCTCCGCGCGCGCCACTTCACCATCGCCAGCATCCTCCTGCTCTCGCTGCCATCGGCTGCGCAGCGCGATCGTCGCATCGTGCAGGAGAACCTGCCCACCTTCGACCTGCGCCCCTTCCATTTCGGCTTCCTGCTCAGCTACAACACCAGCGACCTGAACGTGAGGATGAAGCCCGGGATCCTCACCGACACCCTGCTCGCCCTCGACCACATCCGCCAGCCGGGCTTCAACCTCGGCATCGTGGCCAGTTACAACCTGAACAAGAATTTCAGCATCCGGCTGCTGCCCACGCTGTCCTTCCAGGAGCGCAAGCTGCAGTACACCTTCCTGCGCTCCGATGGCCGCGAGGTCATCTTCCAGAAGCCCGTGGAGAGCACCTATCTCGAGTTCCCCGTGCTCGCCAAGTTCCGGAGCGACCGCATCAACAACTTCGCGGTGTACCTGATCGGCGGCGGCAAGTTCGCGATCGACATGGCGAGCCAGAAGGATGTGGACAATGCGCTCGACGACGAGATCGTGGTGAAGCTGGCGAAGTACGACTACGCCGCAGAGGTCGGCGGCGGCTTCGACATGTTCCTGCCCTATTTCAAATTCGGGATCGAGCTCAAGACCAGCTTCGGCTTCCCGAACCTGCTCATCGACGACGATACGCGCTTCAGCCGACCGATCGACAGCATCCGCTCGAAGGCGTGGGTGCTCACCTTCACCTTCGAGGGTTGA
- a CDS encoding NAD(P)/FAD-dependent oxidoreductase, with protein sequence MQRTVEIALSPREAADPVLVRDAAEEAAAMARGTAMASRVLKRSVDARSKQPLIRMRVLVSDAPIADEPAAAPDLHDVSGSPAVVIVGAGPAGLFCALRCIERGLRPVVLERGKDVRARRRDLAAINKLHVVDPDSNYCFGEGGAGTYSDGKLYTRSHKRGDVEGVLRALVAFGASADILVDAHPHIGTNKLPGIITAIREAIVRAGGEVRFNCKVTGLLRDGSAVRGVRLADGTALTAAATVLATGHSARDIFRMLAAEGIRIERKDFALGVRVEHPQAIIDQAQYHCAVRDPYLPPASYSLVQQVEGLGVYSFCMCPGGIIAPCATAPDEVVTNGWSPSKRNNPFANSGVVVTIAPEHARGIRRDPSDPLWGMHYQRDAEHAAWRAGGMRQSAPAQRLEDFIQGRASLDLPECSYPPGIVPWRVDELLPHEVSLRLREGFKAFGLKMRGYRTNDAVVVAVESRTSSPVRVPRDGITLEHAGAPGLYPCGEGAGHAGGIVSAAMDGQRVAEAIAARYGVRA encoded by the coding sequence ATGCAGCGCACCGTCGAGATAGCCCTATCGCCGCGAGAGGCCGCAGACCCGGTGCTGGTGCGCGATGCCGCTGAAGAGGCAGCGGCCATGGCGCGGGGAACGGCCATGGCCTCGCGGGTGCTCAAGCGCTCGGTGGATGCGCGGAGCAAGCAGCCGCTCATCCGCATGCGCGTGCTGGTGAGCGATGCGCCCATCGCCGATGAGCCCGCGGCAGCACCTGACCTGCACGACGTGAGTGGATCCCCGGCGGTGGTCATCGTTGGCGCGGGGCCGGCCGGGCTCTTCTGCGCCTTGCGCTGCATCGAGCGCGGGCTGCGGCCGGTGGTCCTCGAGCGCGGAAAGGATGTGCGCGCGCGCCGCCGCGACCTTGCCGCGATCAACAAGCTGCACGTGGTGGACCCTGACAGCAACTACTGCTTCGGCGAAGGGGGCGCCGGCACCTACAGCGATGGCAAGCTCTACACGCGCAGCCACAAGCGGGGCGATGTGGAAGGCGTGCTGCGGGCGCTGGTGGCCTTCGGCGCCAGTGCCGACATACTCGTGGATGCGCATCCGCACATCGGCACCAACAAGCTGCCGGGCATCATCACCGCCATCCGCGAGGCCATCGTGCGCGCAGGGGGCGAGGTGCGCTTCAACTGCAAGGTGACGGGGCTGCTGCGCGACGGGAGCGCGGTGCGCGGCGTGCGCCTCGCCGATGGAACAGCTCTGACCGCGGCCGCTACCGTGCTGGCCACGGGCCATTCCGCGCGCGACATCTTCCGCATGCTCGCGGCCGAAGGGATCCGCATCGAACGCAAGGACTTCGCACTCGGCGTGCGCGTGGAGCATCCGCAGGCGATCATCGATCAAGCGCAATACCATTGTGCGGTGCGCGACCCCTACCTGCCGCCCGCCAGCTACAGCCTGGTGCAGCAGGTCGAAGGCCTGGGCGTTTACAGCTTCTGCATGTGCCCCGGAGGGATCATCGCGCCTTGCGCCACTGCGCCCGATGAAGTGGTCACCAATGGCTGGAGCCCGAGCAAGCGCAACAATCCCTTCGCCAACTCGGGCGTGGTGGTGACCATTGCCCCCGAGCATGCGCGAGGGATCCGGCGCGATCCGTCGGACCCGCTCTGGGGCATGCACTACCAGCGGGATGCTGAGCACGCCGCGTGGAGAGCGGGCGGCATGCGGCAGAGCGCGCCCGCCCAGCGCCTCGAAGATTTCATACAAGGCCGAGCCTCCCTCGATCTGCCCGAATGCAGTTATCCGCCGGGCATCGTTCCATGGCGCGTGGATGAGCTTCTGCCGCACGAGGTCTCGCTGCGCTTGCGCGAGGGCTTCAAGGCCTTCGGCCTGAAGATGCGCGGCTACCGCACCAATGACGCGGTGGTAGTGGCGGTGGAGAGCCGCACCAGCTCACCGGTGCGCGTGCCCCGCGACGGGATCACGCTCGAGCATGCTGGAGCACCGGGCCTGTACCCCTGCGGCGAAGGCGCCGGCCATGCAGGCGGGATCGTGAGCGCCGCGATGGATGGCCAGCGCGTGGCCGAGGCGATCGCT